CCTTAATTTCTTCGTTTTCTTTAATTACAAGAAATGCGATTGGTGTGATTCCTACAGTTCCACCACTTCCTCCTCCAAATGGAGGCTTTCCTGCATTTCCATTATCCGACTTCTGTTTGCTCATTTGCTCCGTTCCTCCAGCAGCAAATCCAAACTTTACTTTTGATATAGGAATGATTGTCGAACCGTTTCCTGTTGCAACTGGCTCACCAACAATTGTGTCTACATCAATCATTTCTTTGATATTTTCCATTGAAACTTTCATTAAACTATGAATTGGATGTTCCATATTTTCACCTCTTTAGCTTACGCGCTTAATTAATATTGGAATATGTTTGTAGTATTTTACCGCTACAGTTATTATTTTTACAAAATTAGTTTCTATTATACAATCTAGATAAATTTTTATATCTTCATCCACGTTATTTATTTTTGTATCAATATCAATATTACGTATTTTTTTGAAATGCACACTTAAAAATGAAAGTATGATTGATTGGAATGCATTAAATGCTCCAAAAAAATATATACCCAATACTGGATTTTCCATCGGTACAGCTGAATACCAGTGTAATCGAGTAATCTTTGCTTTGGTAGATAACTCATCAAACATCTCATTTGCATTTCGAACCTTTTTTAGATTTTCTATTAGTTCACTAAACTTAACCTGATCACTAATATGAGTCGTGGCAAACTTATCCACAAACTTCTGAATACTAATTGGAATCGTTATAAATCCAAAAATAGTTACTCGCATCTTAATTCCATCTTCACTAAAAATATTAGTTCGTATTGGATATAAAAATATTAATAACGTTAACGCTACAACTAGAAATACATAATTCATCTAGACATCACCTTATTCTTCAAAATTCTATTAAAATCGATATTTTATTACTTATATTAATATTTATTATTAAAATTCTGTAATTTTTTCTCGTCTGATACATGTAGTTACAACATTAGTTAAATTAAAATCACCCGTTTTTAACAACAACTTCCAGATGGTCCCCTACTTAAATTCAAAATTTTATCTATCAAAATAAATAGTAAATTAGCACTAATACCAAGAATAGTCTCATATGCAGATCAATAAACCACACTATTTAGTTTGTGCTATGGTCATGAATAAGCTATGTCAAATCCCAATTCCAATTCTACCTTAACCATTATAATTAGTGTATGCTGTGATCATGAATATACCCGAAATTTACAATAATAGTTTGTACTATTAACTATTATCTTTCTATTCAACCGAAACAATGTATTCTACTTCTCATCTACTAAAATATTATTAAAATAAAAAAATAACATTACCAAAAGAGATAATGCTATTTTTTATACTCCTTATTGTGAAACTATAACATTATCCTGAGTCTACGTTATTTTTCCACAATATTCAAATTATATTCTCTAAACCAAAAATCAATTTGATATAAATAAGCCATTAATTGCGGACCTGTCATTAATTGACCAAACCACGGTCGTAAAAATGCATCTCCATTTGTATCAATTAGGGTCTGTAATTTCTTTGTATCAAACAATTCTGTTAAAATTGTATCGTTTCTTTTCAAACTATTACTAAGTATTCCTTTTATTATATTTGTGTATTCAGGATTGTGTGTTTTAGGATAAGGACTTTTCTTTCTGTATAAAATTTCCTTAGGAACTACACCCTCTAATGATTTTCTTAATAATCCTTTTTCCATTTGACTATGAAATTTCATTTCCCAGGGAACATTGTACAAATATTCAATTAAACGATGATCGGCGAATGGAACTCTGACCTCTAAACTTGCCCCCATTGTCATACGATCTTTGCGATCTAGTAATGTTGTCATAAACCACAACATATTCAGGTACGTTAACTGTTTATGTTTCCTTTCTTCATTCGTCTCGTCTCCATTAAGTGGTGTTTCTTTCAATGTCATATTATATTTTTCTTGAACATAATCGTTTAATTTCAATTCCGATTGATATTTATCATTTAGAAGGTCCACTCGATGATCTAAGTCTCTTAACCAAGGAAACGTTCCTTCTTTCACATGATCTTCTCCATAAAACCAAGGATATCCCCCAAATATTTCATCTGCACATTCCCCAGATAAAGCAACTGTATATCGTTTTTTTACCTCTTCACTAAACCAAAGTAGTGATGAGTCTATATCCGCCATTCCCGGTAAGTCACGGAATAACACAGCATCCTTTAACTTATAAGCCAACTCATCATTATCAATGACACAATAGTTATGTTTAAAATCAAGTTTTTTAACAAGAAGTTCTATAAAATCTTTATCATCAGATATTTGGAAGTTATTTGCTTTAAAATATTTTTGATTATCATGGTAATCAATACTATATGTCTCTAAATCAGGTTTATACTTCTTAGCAATCGCTGTAATGGCACTAGAATCAAGTCCCCCTGATAAAAAAGTACATAATGGAACATCTGAGATAAGTTGTCTTCTTACACTATCCTCAAATAAAGAACCTACTTTTTCTGTAGTCGTATTAAAATCATCTTTATGGTCCATACTTGTAACATTCCAGTAGCGCCATATTTTCATCGTACGATTTTTAAATTTCATGCAGTATCCTGGTCTCAACTCTTCTACATCCTTATAAATTCCAGAACCAGGTGTATGTGAAGGACCCAACCCTAATAATTCTTGTAGTCCATTATAATCTATTTTATTTAGATCAAAGTATTTTAATATTCCTTTAACTTCAGAGCTAAATGATAACTCTCCCTCCTTATAATAATAATAAAGTGGCTTTACACCAACACGATCCCTTGCAGCAAAAAAAGAACGTTCCTTCGTATTATAAATTACGAAAGCAAAGATCCCATTTAATTTTTCTACACACTCCTCCTTATACTTTGCATATGCCTTTATTAGCACCTCTGTATCTGAATGGCCCTCAAATACATAGCCTGATGCAATTAGATCCTTGCGAATATCCTCTGTATTATATAGTTCGCCATTATAAACCATTACATAAGGCCCAAAACGATAAGGTTGCTTACCATGTTCAGGGTCTACAACCACTAATCGTTTATGCCCTAAAAACACTTGATTCTCTTCATATATTCCATCTTCATCTGGTCCTCTATGATTATATAAATCTAACACGTTTCTAGCGCGTTGTTTATTTAATTTCTTTGTAAAAAATGTTAGAAATCCACACACTTCAAAATCTCCC
The DNA window shown above is from Haloplasma contractile SSD-17B and carries:
- the asnB gene encoding asparagine synthase (glutamine-hydrolyzing) produces the protein MCGFLTFFTKKLNKQRARNVLDLYNHRGPDEDGIYEENQVFLGHKRLVVVDPEHGKQPYRFGPYVMVYNGELYNTEDIRKDLIASGYVFEGHSDTEVLIKAYAKYKEECVEKLNGIFAFVIYNTKERSFFAARDRVGVKPLYYYYKEGELSFSSEVKGILKYFDLNKIDYNGLQELLGLGPSHTPGSGIYKDVEELRPGYCMKFKNRTMKIWRYWNVTSMDHKDDFNTTTEKVGSLFEDSVRRQLISDVPLCTFLSGGLDSSAITAIAKKYKPDLETYSIDYHDNQKYFKANNFQISDDKDFIELLVKKLDFKHNYCVIDNDELAYKLKDAVLFRDLPGMADIDSSLLWFSEEVKKRYTVALSGECADEIFGGYPWFYGEDHVKEGTFPWLRDLDHRVDLLNDKYQSELKLNDYVQEKYNMTLKETPLNGDETNEERKHKQLTYLNMLWFMTTLLDRKDRMTMGASLEVRVPFADHRLIEYLYNVPWEMKFHSQMEKGLLRKSLEGVVPKEILYRKKSPYPKTHNPEYTNIIKGILSNSLKRNDTILTELFDTKKLQTLIDTNGDAFLRPWFGQLMTGPQLMAYLYQIDFWFREYNLNIVEK
- the ytfJ gene encoding GerW family sporulation protein, whose product is MEHPIHSLMKVSMENIKEMIDVDTIVGEPVATGNGSTIIPISKVKFGFAAGGTEQMSKQKSDNGNAGKPPFGGGSGGTVGITPIAFLVIKENEEIKVLHLEHETHIYEKLIDFVPELMEKFNFTNNKRFKTKSSKELKMEEM